CACGGTGTGCTCGGCGACCAGCCGCTCCCGCATGAACCCGAGCAAGGGTTCCCAGTAGTCGCGGCCCATGAGCACGAGTGGAAACTGCTGGATCTTTCCCGTCTGGATCTGCGTCGCGGTCTCGAAGACCTCGTCGAGCGTGCCGAACCCGCCGGGCATGGCGAAGAAAGCGTAGGAGTACTTCACGAGCATGACCCGCCGCACGAAGAAATGCTCGAAGGTGATCCAGCGATCGAGGTATGGATTCGGGCGCTGCTCTTTCGGCAGCTCGATGTTGCAGCCGATCGAGGCGCCGCCCGCCTCCTTGGCGCCGCGGTTGGCCGCCTCCATGATGCCGGGACCGCCCC
This region of Candidatus Methylomirabilota bacterium genomic DNA includes:
- a CDS encoding TIGR00730 family Rossman fold protein, giving the protein MEFVRGFRALHFVGPCVTVFGSARFPETHRYYALAREVGTRLARAGFTVMTGGGPGIMEAANRGAKEAGGASIGCNIELPKEQRPNPYLDRWITFEHFFVRRVMLVKYSYAFFAMPGGFGTLDEVFETATQIQTGKIQQFPLVLMGRDYWEPLLGFMRERLVAEHTVEPEDVDRFIVTDSPEEAVELIKQTALARFGLTYGAAPRRRWILGE